The following are encoded together in the Cicer arietinum cultivar CDC Frontier isolate Library 1 chromosome 2, Cicar.CDCFrontier_v2.0, whole genome shotgun sequence genome:
- the LOC101507664 gene encoding laccase-5 — protein METLNIIILAIFVLFASLANAKIHEHEFVVQATPVKRLCNTHSSITVNGQFPGPTLEVNNGDTLVVKVINKAHYNVTIHWHGIRQIRTGWADGPEFITQCPIRPGESYTYRFTIQGQEGTLWWHAHSSWLRATVYGALIIRPKEGETYPFTKPKRETPLLLGEWWDANPIDVIKQATQTGAAPNISDAYTINGQPGDLYKCSSQETTIVPIDSGETNLLRVINAALNQPLFFTVANHKLIVVGADASYVKPFTTNTLMLGPGQTTDVLIVADQPPSRYYIAARAYQSAQNAPFDNTTTTSILEYKSAPCPKKGGASSNKPIMPSLPSYNDTNTVTSFSKSFRSLRKVEVPLEIDEDLFFTIGLGLNNCPKNFDAKKQCQGPNGTRFTSSMNNVSFVLPSNFSILQAHKLGVQGVFTDDFPAKPPVKFDYTGNVSRSLWQPIQGTKVTKLRFGSRVQIVLQDTSIVTPENHPIHLHGYDFYIVAEGFGNFDSKKDASKFNLVDPPMRNTVAVPANGWAVIRFVADNPGVWILHCHLDVHIAWGLATVLLVEDGEGLLESIEAPPEDLPLC, from the exons ATGGAAACTCTCAACATCATAATCTTAGCCATTTTTGTTCTCTTTGCTTCTTTAGCTAATGCCAAAATTCATGAGCATGAGTTTGTT GTTCAAGCAACTCCAGTGAAGAGGCTGTGCAACACACATAGTAGCATCACTGTAAATGGACAATTTCCAGGTCCAACTTTGGAAGTCAATAATGGAGATACTTTGGTTGTCAAAGTCATTAATAAAGCTCATTACAATGTCACCATTCATTG GCATGGAATCAGACAAATCAGAACAGGATGGGCTGATGGACCAGAATTTATAACTCAATGTCCTATTCGTCCTGGTGAAAGTTACACCTATAGATTTACCATTCAAGGACAAGAAGGCACACTTTGGTGGCATGCTCATAGTTCATGGTTGAGAGCCACTGTTTATGGAGCTCTAATCATTCGTCCTAAGGAAGGAGAGACCTATCCTTTCACTAAGCCAAAGCGTGAAACACCTCTTCTTTTAG GGGAATGGTGGGATGCAAACCCTATTGATGTTATTAAGCAAGCCACACAAACAGGAGCAGCTCCAAATATATCTGATGCATACACTATTAATGGTCAACCTGGTGATCTTTACAAGTGCTCTAGCCAAG AAACAACGATTGTTCCAATAGATTCAGGAGAAACAAACCTCTTGAGAGTAATCAATGCAGCATTAAACCAACCACTTTTCTTCACAGTTGCAAATCACAAACTCATAGTAGTAGGTGCTGATGCTTCCTATGTTAAACCATTCACAACAAACACTCTCATGTTAGGACCTGGTCAAACCACTGATGTTCTCATAGTAGCTGACCAACCACCATCAAGATACTACATAGCTGCACGTGCTTACCAATCAGCACAAAATGCACCTTTtgacaacacaacaacaacctcaATTCTTGAATACAAATCAGCACCTTGTCCTAAAAAGGGGGGTGCATCTAGTAATAAACCTATTATGCCTTCATTACCTTcttacaatgacacaaacacagttaCTTCTTTTAGTAAAAGTTTTAGAAGCCTTAGAAAAGTTGAAGTCCCTCTGGAAATTGATGAAGATCTTTTCTTTACTATTGGATTAGGACTCAACAATTGTCCAAAAAATTTTGATGCAAAAAAACAATGTCAAGGGCCTAATGGAACACGTTTCACTTCTAGTATGAACAATGTGTCTTTTGTACTTCCTAGCAATTTTTCAATCTTGCAAGCTCATAAACTTGGAGTTCAAGGCGTTTTTACCGATGATTTTCCGGCAAAACCTCCGGTGAAATTCGATTATACTGGTAATGTGAGTCGGTCGCTCTGGCAACCGATTCAGGGGACTAAAGTTACTAAGTTGAGATTTGGATCAAGGGTGCAGATTGTTTTGCAGGATACTAGTATTGTTACTCCTGAGAATCACCCTATTCATCTTCATGGGTatgatttttatattgttgCTGAGGGTTTTGGAAATTTTGATTCAAAGAAAGATGCTTCAAAATTTAATCTTGTTGATCCACCTATGAGGAACACTGTTGCTGTGCCTGCTAATGGATGGGCTGTAATTAGATTTGTTGCTGATAATCCAG GTGTATGGATTCTGCATTGTCACTTGGATGTTCACATAGCATGGGGTTTGGCCACTGTTCTCTTGGTAGAAGATGGAGAAGGATTATTGGAATCCATAGAAGCTCCTCCAGAGGACCTTCCTTTGTGTTAG
- the LOC101507351 gene encoding sorting nexin 2A-like, whose product MMNQDHVLRASQDDEMESLVLHDDNDSSGNSQQPQSPKSPFNSFLDPPSYAEAIFTSFDSNGHDQTLEPSPRSGSESDYIQIMVSDPQEEQELTNSLVPGGTTYHTYLITTRTNKPEFGGVGSEFSVRRRFREVVTLSERLSEAYRGYVIPVRPEKSSVERKVMQKEEFVEQRRVALEKYLKKLGSHPVIGKSEELKLFLEVQGKLPLMRSTDVASRMLDGAVRLPRQLFGAEPVAVDLNDVVQPAKSGRDLLRIFKELKQSVTNDWGAAKPLVVEEDKDFMEKKDKLMEFEQQLSNVSQQAESLVKFQQDMGETMGELGLAFVKLTKFETEEALFETQRVRAGDMRNVATAAVKSSRLYRELNTQTIKHLDKLHEYLGTMLAINNAFSDRSSALLTVQTLSSELASLHLRIEKLEVASSRIFGGDKSRMRKIEELKEAVRVTESAKNCADREYERIKENNRSELERIDKERQTDFQSMLRGFVVNQAGYAEKMAAVWEKLAEETATYSRDSS is encoded by the exons atgatgaatCAAGATCACGTTCTTCGCGCTTCTCAAGATGACGAAATGGAGTCTTTGGTTCTTCACGACGACAACGACTCCTCCGGTAATTCTCAACAACCGCAAAGCCCTAAATCCCCTTTCAATTCGTTTCTTGATCCTCCCTCTTACGCCGAAGCAATCTTCACTTCGTTCGATTCCAACGGTCATGATCAAACCCTAGAACCGTCGCCCCGATCCGGATCCGAATCCGATTACATCCAAATCATGGTTTCCGATCCTCAAGAGGAGCAAGAGCTAACAAACTCGCTCGTTCCTGGTGGAACCACCTACCATACTTACCTCATCACGACGAGAACCAATAAGCCCGAATTCGGCGGTGTAGGATCCGAGTTCAGTGTAAGGAGAAGATTCCGGGAGGTTGTTACATTATCGGAGCGGTTATCGGAGGCGTATCGTGGTTACGTGATTCCGGTGAGGCCGGAGAAGAGTTCGGTGGAGAGGAAAGTCATGCAGAAGGAGGAGTTTGTTGAACAGAGGAGAGTTGCTTTGGAGAAGTATTTGAAGAAGTTAGGGTCACACCCTGTGATTGGGAAGAGTGAGGAATTGAAATTGTTTTTGGAAGTTCAGGGGAAGTTACCGTTGATGAGGAGCACCGATGTTGCGTCCAGGATGCTCGACGGAGCGGTGAGGCTTCCTCGGCAGCTTTTTGGTGCTGAGCCTGTTGCTGTTGATTTGAATGATGTGGTTCAGCCTGCTAAGAGTGGGAGGGATTTGCTTAGGATTTTCAAGGAGTTGAAACAGTCTGTTACTAATGATTGGGGTGCTGCTAAGCCATTGGTTGTTGAAGAAGATAAGGACTTTATGGAGAAGAAGGATAAGTTGATGGAGTTTGAACAACAACTTAGCAATGTATCTCAGCAG GCTGAATCCCTTGTCAAGTTTCAGCAAGACATGGGTGAAACAATGGGTGAGCTGGGGTTGGCTTTTGTGAAACTTACTAAATTTGAGACTGAAGAAGCCCTTTTCGAAACTCAGAGAGTACGAGCTGGTGACATGAGAAACGTAGCAACTGCAGCTGTCAAATCAAGCAGGTTATATAGAGAGCTGAATACGCAAACAATCAAACATCTG GATAAACTACATGAATATCTTGGGACAATGCTAGCCATCAACAATGCATTTTCCGACCGATCAAGTGCATTGTTGACGGTTCAAACACTCTCATCAGAACTAGCTTCTTTACATTTGCGGATTGAGAAGCTTGAAGTTGCCTCATCCAGAATATTTGGCGGAGACAAGTCTAGAATGCGGAAAATTGAAGAGTTGAAAGAAGCTGTTAGAGTAACTGAGAGTGCAAAAAATTGTGCAGATAGAGAGTATGAACGAATCAAG GAAAATAACAGGAGTGAGCTTGAAAGAATTGACAAGGAGAGGCAAACTGACTTCCAAAGCATGCTGCGAGGGTTTGTTGTCAATCAG GCAGGCTATGCAGAGAAGATGGCTGCTGTGTGGGAGAAGCTTGCGGAAGAAACAGCTACATACTCAAGAGACAGCAGCTAA
- the LOC101507029 gene encoding probable leucine-rich repeat receptor-like protein kinase IMK3, translating into MDTTTREKNNNTHQVLTLGMRNAAERNNFYNNPLHFFRLCFSCIFWIHFLWFLLLPVKPVLCEERWDGVVVTQSNFLALQSFKEELVDPKGFLRSWNDSAYGACSGAWVGIKCAQGQVIVIQLPWKGLKGRITDRIGQLEGLRKLSLHNNQIGGSIPSSLGLLLNLRGVQLFNNRLTGSIPPSLGSCPLLQSLDLSNNLLTGTIPLSLGNSTKLYWLNLSYNSFSGPIPTSLTSLSSLTFISLQHNNLSGSIPSSFGNLRELREITLSNNKFSGTLPNEIGSLSRLKRVDFSNNALNGSLPVTLSNLSSLTVLNVENNHLGNQIPEDLGRLHNLSVLVLSRNQFSGHIPQSVGNISKLTQFDLSLNNLSGQIPVSLGNLNNLNFFNVSQNNLSGPVPTLLAQKFNSSSFVGNIQLCGYSPSTPCPSPAPSEGHPAAPSEASKHRHHKKLGTKDIILIVAAVLLVILLIVCCILLFCLIRKRRTSNAEDGQATGRSTAAATRTGKGVPPIAGEVEAGGEAGGKLVHFDGPLAFTADDLLCATAEIMGKSTYGTVYKATLEDGSQAAVKRLREKITKNQREFESEVSVLGRIRHQNLLALRAFYLGPKGEKLLVFDYMPKGSLSSFLHARGPETKIDWPTRMNIAQGMARGLLYLHSHENIIHGNLTSSNVLLDENTNAKIADFGLSRLMTTAANSNVIATAGALGYRAPELSKLKKANTKTDVYSLGVILLELLTGKPPGEAMNGVDLPQWVASIVKEEWTNEVFDVELMRDSSSSTNGDELLNTLKLALHCVDPSPSARPEVQIILQQLEEIRPLLSSAISSDEGAIPSMSE; encoded by the exons GTTTTGACACTTGGGATGAGAAATGCAGCAGAAAGGAACAATTTTTACAACAACCCacttcattttttcagattatGTTTCAGTTGCATCTTCTGGATCCATTTTTTATGGTTTCTTTTGCTTCCTGTGAAGCCCGTTTTGTGTGAAGAACGTTGGGATGGAGTAGTTGTAACACAGTCAAACTTCTTAGCACTTCAATCATTCAAAGAAGAGTTGGTTGATCCAAAAGGGTTCTTGAGAAGCTGGAATGATAGTGCCTATGGAGCTTGTTCTGGAGCTTGGGTTGGCATTAAATGTGCTCAAGGACAAGTTATTGTAATCCAGCTTCCATGGAAAGGGTTGAAGGGAAGAATCACTGATAGGATTGGTCAACTTGAAGGTCTTAGAAAGCTTAGTCTTCATAATAACCAAATTGGTGGTTCAATCCCTTCATCATTAGGACTTCTCCTTAATCTAAGAGGAGTTCAACTCTTTAATAATCGATTAACTGGTTCGATCCCTCCTTCATTAGGTTCTTGTCCTTTGCTTCAATCTTTAGACTTGAGTAATAATTTGCTAACAGGAACAATCCCTTTGAGTCTTGGTAATTCCACTAAGCTTTATTGGCTTAACTTGAGCTACAATTCATTCTCTGGCCCAATACCAACTAGCTTAACTAGTTTGAGTTCTCTCACCTTCATATCTCTTCAACACAATAATCTCTCAGGTTCTATTCCTTCTTCTTTTGGTAACTTAAGGGAACTTAGAGAGATTACTCTTAGTAATAACAAGTTTAGTGGAACTTTACCAAATGAAATAGGAAGTCTTTCTAGACTTAAAAGAGTAGATTTTTCTAATAATGCCTTGAATGGAAGTTTACCTGTCACTCTCTCTAATTTATCATCACTCACAGTGTTGAATGTAGAGAACAACCACCTTGGCAATCAAATTCCAGAAGATTTAGGCAGATTACATAATCTATCTGTGTTAGTATTAAGTAGAAACCAATTTAGTGGCCATATTCCTCAAAGTGTTGgaaatatttcaaaacttaCACAGTTTGATTTGTCGTTGAATAATCTTAGTGGACAAATTCCAGTCTCCTTAGGCAATCTTAATAATCTTAATTTCTTTAATGTTTCTCAGAATAACCTCTCTGGTCCTGTTCCAACCTTATTAGCACAGAAGTTTAACTCAAGTTCATTTGTGGGAAATATTCAACTATGTGGTTATAGTCCTTCAACTCCATGTCCCTCTCCAGCTCCTTCTGAAGGACACCCTGCTGCGCCTTCTGAAGCATCAAAACACCGTCATCACAAGAAACTAGGTACCAAAGACATAATCCTCATAGTAGCAGCAGTGCTCCTTGTAATCCTGCTTATAGTCTGCTGCATCCTGCTCTTCTGCCTGATCCGGAAAAGAAGAACATCAAATGCTGAGGATGGCCAGGCCACAGGGAGATCTACTGCTGCTGCTACGAGGACAGGAAAAGGAGTCCCTCCTATCGCCGGAGAAGTCGAAGCGGGTGGTGAAGCTGGAGGCAAATTGGTTCATTTCGATGGACCGCTGGCTTTTACAGCAGACGATCTCTTGTGTGCAACAGCCGAGATAATGGGAAAGAGCACCTATGGAACAGTGTATAAGGCGACATTAGAGGACGGTAGTCAAGCCGCAGTGAAACGATTGAGGGAAAAGATCACCAAGAATCAGAGAGAATTTGAATCCGAAGTTAGTGTTCTGGGGAGAATTAGACACCAAAATCTTTTAGCACTAAGAGCCTTTTACTTAGGACCTAAAGGAGAAAAGCTTCTGGTTTTTGATTACATGCCTAAAGGAAGTCTTTCTTCTTTCCTCCATG CTCGAGGACCCGAAAcaaaaatcgattggccaacaAGGATGAACATAGCACAAGGCATGGCTCGCGGCTTGCTTTACCTACATTCACACGAGAACATTATACACGGGAACTTAACTTCAAGCAATGTGTTGCTTGATGAGAACACAAATGCTAAAATAGCAGACTTTGGTCTATCAAGGTTGATGACAACTGCTGCTAACTCTAACGTGATTGCTACAGCAGGAGCATTAGGATACCGAGCGCCCGAGTTATCGAAGCTTAAGAAAGCAAACACGAAAACCGATGTATACAGTCTTGGTGTAATCTTGTTAGAACTACTAACAGGGAAGCCACCTGGTGAGGCAATGAATGGTGTGGATTTACCTCAGTGGGTTGCCTCTATTGTTAAAGAGGAGTGGACAAATGAGGTTTTTGATGTTGAGTTGATGAGAGattcatcatcatcaacaaaTGGGGATGAGTTGTTGAACACTTTGAAGCTTGCTTTGCACTGTGTTGATCCTTCTCCATCGGCACGGCCAGAAGTTCAGATAATCCTTCAGCAGTTGGAAGAGATTAGACCATTGTTATCATCAGCAATTTCTAGTGATGAAGGAGCTATACCTTCCATGAGTGAATAA